From Leptodactylus fuscus isolate aLepFus1 chromosome 11, aLepFus1.hap2, whole genome shotgun sequence, one genomic window encodes:
- the TMEM250 gene encoding transmembrane protein 250: MPVIPIPRRVRSFHGPHTTCLHSACGPVRTTHLVRTKYNNFDIYLKSRWMYGFIRFLLYFSCSLFTSILWVALSILFCLQYLGIRVFLRFQYKLSIILLLLGRRRVDFSLLNELLIYGIHVTMLLVGGLGWCFMVFIDM; encoded by the coding sequence ATGCCTGTAATCCCCATTCCCCGGCGTGTTCGGTCATTCCACGGCCCACATACCACCTGCCTGCATTCTGCTTGCGGACCGGTACGGACTACACATTTGGTGCGCACCAAGTACAACAACTTTGACATCTACCTGAAGTCCAGATGGATGTATGGGTTTATCCGTTTCCTGCTGTACTTCAGCTGCAGCCTTTTTACTTCCATCCTCTGGGTGGCACTCTCTATCCTGTTTTGCCTTCAGTATCTGGGCATCCGAGTATTCCTGCGCTTCCAATACAAACTGTCCATCATCCTGCTGCTGCTGGGGAGGAGGCGGGTCGACTTTAGCCTCTTGAACGAACTGCTTATTTATGGAATTCACGTAACCATGCTGCTTGTCGGTGGACTGGGGTGGTGTTTTATGGTGTTTATAGATATGTAA